A genomic window from Haladaptatus caseinilyticus includes:
- a CDS encoding inorganic phosphate transporter gives MDGGLLTLIIAGVASLFMAWAIGAGSSGSTPFAPAVGANALSVMRAGFLVGILGFLGAALQGANVSEAVGKELILGVQLSPLAATTGLLTAAILVAIGVFTGYPIATAFTVTGAIVGVGLALGGAPAWTKYQQIVSLWVLTPFVGGGVAYATARTLRHEDVSETVAIPILGGIVGLIIANIGFVFLGPSGVSASIAETVAGLVSLPAVFGVDAGIIVASLVIAGLVGVALRRELVIDITRGQRRFLLVLGGLVAFSAGGSQVGLAIGPLLPLLEPFSIPLVPVLVGGGLGLLAGSWTGAPRMIKALAQDYSALGPRRSISALIPAFAIAQAAVFFGIPVSFNEIIVSTIIGSGYAASDGGVSARKMLYTILAWVLSLALALGVAYGVFAAVQTIF, from the coding sequence ATGGATGGCGGGTTGTTGACGTTGATTATCGCCGGTGTTGCAAGCCTGTTCATGGCGTGGGCCATCGGTGCGGGGTCGAGTGGGTCGACTCCATTCGCCCCAGCGGTCGGAGCGAACGCCCTTTCCGTGATGCGCGCTGGGTTTCTCGTCGGTATTCTCGGATTTCTGGGAGCGGCCTTACAGGGCGCGAACGTTTCGGAGGCGGTCGGGAAAGAACTGATTCTCGGCGTCCAACTGTCACCACTCGCCGCGACCACGGGACTGCTCACGGCCGCGATACTGGTCGCAATCGGGGTGTTTACCGGATATCCCATCGCAACCGCGTTCACAGTGACGGGAGCAATCGTCGGAGTCGGATTGGCACTGGGCGGTGCGCCAGCATGGACGAAATATCAACAGATAGTCTCGTTGTGGGTGTTGACGCCCTTCGTCGGTGGCGGTGTCGCCTACGCGACTGCGCGAACGCTTCGACACGAAGACGTCTCTGAAACGGTCGCAATTCCGATTCTTGGAGGCATCGTCGGACTCATCATCGCCAACATCGGGTTCGTCTTCCTCGGTCCATCCGGTGTGAGCGCTTCGATCGCCGAAACGGTCGCAGGGCTGGTTTCACTACCTGCTGTTTTCGGAGTTGATGCTGGTATCATCGTCGCATCGCTCGTTATCGCCGGGCTAGTCGGCGTTGCACTTCGGCGGGAACTCGTCATCGACATCACCCGGGGACAGCGCCGGTTCCTGCTGGTGCTCGGTGGGCTCGTCGCGTTCTCGGCAGGCGGAAGTCAGGTCGGCCTCGCAATCGGTCCGCTCCTCCCTCTGTTAGAACCGTTTTCGATTCCACTGGTGCCGGTGCTCGTCGGCGGCGGACTCGGCTTGCTCGCTGGGTCGTGGACCGGTGCGCCTCGAATGATAAAAGCACTCGCACAGGATTACTCGGCCCTCGGACCGCGTCGCTCGATCTCCGCACTCATCCCGGCCTTCGCTATCGCACAAGCCGCCGTGTTTTTCGGCATTCCCGTCTCGTTCAACGAAATCATCGTCAGCACTATCATCGGAAGCGGTTACGCTGCCAGCGACGGTGGCGTCAGTGCAAGAAAGATGCTCTACACGATACTCGCGTGGGTGCTCTCACTGGCCCTCGCGCTC